The DNA window ATGGTGAAACTGAGGATTACCCTGTTTTGGTACAGGATGCATTGAGCACCAGAGAAGTCGCTAAGGATAATTCTTCAATTCAAATTTATCCTAACCCGGCTACCGATGTACTCTATATCAATAAAGTATCTCCAAAAGCTCAATTTACAATCACCAATATGACCGGACAAGTTGTAATGAATGGTCAGATTACGGATAATAAAGTTTCTGTATCAAAGCTGACTACAGGTGCTTATATCATTTCAATTGAAGATAAAGGAACAACTTCAAACCTGAAATTTGTTAAAAAATAATCAATCAAATTATTGATTTCATGCCCGGCAAACATTTGTCGGGCTTTTTTATATTGATATTTTAGGTCTTTTACGATTTTGCTGTAAATTAAATTTTCTATTTTTGAATAGATTATTAATAAAGTTTAAAAATGAAAAAGCTGTCATATACACTTTTGTTTGTTTCCGGGATTGCCTTCGGACAATTCTTTGAAAAAGGTAAGGTTTTCACTAAACAAGATACTTTAAAAGGTTCTAATACTGAATTCAGAAATTTTTGGGATGTTAAGAAGTACGACCTTTCTGTGGAACCTGATTTTGTTCAGAAAAGCATTAAAGGAAACAATAAAATCAGCTTTGAAATCATTAAAGATATTACAAATCCCACTTTTCAGATTGACCTTCAGCAACCGATGAAAGCGGATAAGGTAAGTGGAAATTTCCCTATTACCAACTACAAACAGGATGGTGATTTTATTTTCGTCACCGCTAATAAAAAATTTAAAAAAGGAGAAAAATACTCGATTGACGTTGCCTATTCCGGAAATCCTCATATCGCCGAAAAAGCTCCATGGGATGGTGGATGGGTTTTCACAAAGGATGAAAAAGGCAATCCCTGGATGAGTGTTGCAGATGAAGGTATTGGAGCTTCTATCTGGCTTCCTACCAAAGATATCTGGAGTGATGAACCTGACAACGGTATCATCATGAAAATCATTACTCCCAATGATCTTGTAGGGGTTGGAAACGGAAGACTGATCGACAAAAAAACAGAAGGCACCAAGACGACCTACACCTGGCAGGTAAAAAATCCAATTAACGCCTACTCTATTATACCGAATATCGGTAAATATGTAAATTTTAAAGATACTTTCGACGGGGAAAAAGGAAAACTGGATCTGGATTACTGGGTACTGGATTATAATCTTGATAAGGCGAAAAAACAATTTCAACAGGTAAAACCTATGCTTTCTGCATTTGAATACTGGTTTGGTCCTTATCCATTTTATGAGGATTCTTACAAATTGGTAGATTCTCCCTACTTAGGTATGGAGCACCAAAGCAATGTAGCATATGGAAACAACTACCAGAATGGGTATCGCGGAAAAGATTTATCCGGGACGGGAGTTGGCCTTAATTGGGATTATATCATCATCCACGAAAGCGGCCACGAATGGTTTGCCAATAATATTACCGCAAAAGATCAGGCAGATATGTGGATTCATGAAAGTTTCACGATGTATTCTGAAGTTCTTTTCACGGAAAGGTACATGGATAAAAAGTCTGCTGATATCTATCTCATCGGACTTCGCCATATAATCGACAACGATATTCCTATCATCGGGCAATATGGAGTAAGAAATGAAGGCAGTGGTGATATGTATCCGAAAGGAGCCAATATGCTTCATACGATGAGACAGATGATCAATGATGATGAAAAATTCAGACAGATCTTAAGAGGATTAAGCAAAGAGTTTTATCACCAAACAGTTACTACAAAACAAGTGGAAGATTATATTTCATCGAAATCAGGAATTGACTTCTCGACGGTTTTTGATCAATATCTCAGAACGATAAAAATTCCCACTCTTGAATATACTCAAACCGGAGACAGCTTGAAATTCAGATATACTGAGATAGTGAAAAATCTAAAACTACCAATAATCATTGATGGAGATCAAACCATTACTCCAACGGAAGAATGGCAAACGGTAAAACTTAAAAGCAGCATTCCTGTTGAATGGAATAAAAATTATTATATCAATTATAAAAATGTTCAGTAAATAAAGTAAAAAGGCAAAACTGTTTAACCGCGGATTTGCCTTTTTTCTTTTCATCTAAATTTTAAGAAAAGTTTAATACTCCATTTCGTAACAAAACGAGAAAAAGTGCAACTATTTAACTATAAAATAAATCTTAATGAGAAAAACAGCACTTAGCTTAGGCCTTTTTGCCGCTTTTTTAGCCAATGCACAGTCTATAAAAACAACGATTGACCTGGTCAACGTAAAAGATGATAAAGTAGCCGTTACTATGGAATTCCCTAAAATGAAATCAGGGGATGTTAAATTCCATTTTCCTAAAACAGTTCCCGGAACCTATTCTGAGGATGATTACGGAAGATTTATAGAAGGCATCAAGTTTTACGACAACAAAGGCAGTGAGCTTAAGTATACGAAAGTTAATGACAATACCTACGCTTTAAAGAATGCTCAAAACCTTAGCAAAATTTCCTATCTGGTAAATGATAGCTTTGACGAGGAAACCGACACCTCAAAACATAAGGCCGTATTTTCACCTTCAGGAACAGATATTGAGCAAGGAAAAGTATACATGATCAATACGCATGGATTCATTGGATATATTGATAATATGCAGGATGTTCCTTACCAGCTGGTGGTTCAGAAACCTACTGATTTCTATGGAACAACGGCATTGGTAGATCAGGATAAGTCCGAATCAACAGATACTTTTACTTTGGCTAATTATGCCAAGGTTACTGATTCTCCGCTGATGTATACAAAACCGGATTACATCACTTTCAATGCAGGAGGAATGGAGCTTGTACTAGGTGTTTATTCACCTACCGGAAAATATAAAGCCGCCGATTTTAAAGAGAACCTGGAAAAAATGGTAATCGCTCAAAAGAAATTTCTGGGTGATATGAATACCAATAAGAAATATGCAATCATGCTTTACCTTTCAGGTGGCGACGGACCTAAGATTAAAGGTTTCGGAGCTTTGGAACACCACGAATCAACAAGTGTGGTTCTTCCTGAAATGATGCCGAAAGATGCCATCGACAAGACCATTACTGATGTGGTTTCGCATGAATTCTTCCACACGGTTAATCCTTTGAAAACACATTCTGAAGAGATTCATTATTTCGATTATGCAGATCCAAAAATGTCTCAGCATCTATGGATGTACGAAGGCGGAACGGAGTATTTTGCCAACTTATTCCAGATTCAGGAAGGTCTCATCAATAAAGATGAGTTTCTTCAAAGAATTGGTGAAAAAATTGCCAACTCCAAAAACTATGATGATACCATGCCGTTTACGGTAATGAGTAAAAATGTACTGAAAGCTCCTTATAAAGATCAATACAGAAATGTTTATGAAAAAGGAACTCTTTTAGCCATGTGTCTGGACATTGAATTGAGAAAATTATCAAACGGAGAAATGGGCTATCGTGATATGATCAGAAAGCTGTCTCAGAGATTCGGAGAAAATAAACCTTTCAAAGATGATAAATTAATTGATGAGTTAGTAACTGTGACCGGCTATCCTCAGGTAAAGGATTTTTACACTAAATATATTGCCGGAAATCAGCCGACTCCTTATGCCGATTATCTGAATATGGTGGGAGTAGAGATTCAAAAACAGGACAGCCGACCTATTT is part of the Chryseobacterium lactis genome and encodes:
- a CDS encoding M1 family metallopeptidase, giving the protein MKKLSYTLLFVSGIAFGQFFEKGKVFTKQDTLKGSNTEFRNFWDVKKYDLSVEPDFVQKSIKGNNKISFEIIKDITNPTFQIDLQQPMKADKVSGNFPITNYKQDGDFIFVTANKKFKKGEKYSIDVAYSGNPHIAEKAPWDGGWVFTKDEKGNPWMSVADEGIGASIWLPTKDIWSDEPDNGIIMKIITPNDLVGVGNGRLIDKKTEGTKTTYTWQVKNPINAYSIIPNIGKYVNFKDTFDGEKGKLDLDYWVLDYNLDKAKKQFQQVKPMLSAFEYWFGPYPFYEDSYKLVDSPYLGMEHQSNVAYGNNYQNGYRGKDLSGTGVGLNWDYIIIHESGHEWFANNITAKDQADMWIHESFTMYSEVLFTERYMDKKSADIYLIGLRHIIDNDIPIIGQYGVRNEGSGDMYPKGANMLHTMRQMINDDEKFRQILRGLSKEFYHQTVTTKQVEDYISSKSGIDFSTVFDQYLRTIKIPTLEYTQTGDSLKFRYTEIVKNLKLPIIIDGDQTITPTEEWQTVKLKSSIPVEWNKNYYINYKNVQ
- a CDS encoding M61 family metallopeptidase is translated as MRKTALSLGLFAAFLANAQSIKTTIDLVNVKDDKVAVTMEFPKMKSGDVKFHFPKTVPGTYSEDDYGRFIEGIKFYDNKGSELKYTKVNDNTYALKNAQNLSKISYLVNDSFDEETDTSKHKAVFSPSGTDIEQGKVYMINTHGFIGYIDNMQDVPYQLVVQKPTDFYGTTALVDQDKSESTDTFTLANYAKVTDSPLMYTKPDYITFNAGGMELVLGVYSPTGKYKAADFKENLEKMVIAQKKFLGDMNTNKKYAIMLYLSGGDGPKIKGFGALEHHESTSVVLPEMMPKDAIDKTITDVVSHEFFHTVNPLKTHSEEIHYFDYADPKMSQHLWMYEGGTEYFANLFQIQEGLINKDEFLQRIGEKIANSKNYDDTMPFTVMSKNVLKAPYKDQYRNVYEKGTLLAMCLDIELRKLSNGEMGYRDMIRKLSQRFGENKPFKDDKLIDELVTVTGYPQVKDFYTKYIAGNQPTPYADYLNMVGVEIQKQDSRPIFWFIKNPNQTGFDDKNNAFAFDESSALSPFAKSIGFKITDQVLALDGKTVDIKNVQDFISYTQTIKDGQNVTVTILRDNAGKKDKMTLTGKAILDKMTTETLKFKANPSPAELKLQSQWLTGKK